In Labrus bergylta chromosome 6, fLabBer1.1, whole genome shotgun sequence, the following proteins share a genomic window:
- the LOC110001150 gene encoding histone-binding protein N1/N2-like isoform X2, producing the protein MPEETSSSASVEKPCSSSSSSSAAAADSSVDVMEEAKKLIGTGKRHLVMGDVVSAVTVFQDACGMLAGKYGDTADECGEAFFLCGKSLLELARMENSVLGNALEGVPEESEEEEQPKDSNVESANNLDDDDDDDDDDDDDEDGEANGQEKEEDEVGNLQLAWEMLEVAKFIYKRKESKDDQLMAAQTYLKLGEVSAESGNYPHALEDFQECLTLQLKHLPPHSRLLAETHYHVATTLCYMDQYSLAIQHYNSSVKVIEKRLAMLQEVIAAADGAAAAAEEKTELEELKQLLPDIREKIEDAKESQRTASSASQAIQQTLGGASTSSAFMCENGGASSSSSSSAFATASKIPVKSPDSASSSKAASDISHLVRKKSANQSSSSVKSSA; encoded by the exons ATGCCAGAGGAAACGTCGAGCTCTGCGAG TGTGGAGAAGCcgtgctcctcctcctcctcctcatcagctgctgctgcagacag CTCTGTTGACGTCATGGAGGAGGCAAAGAAACTGATTGGCACAGGAAAAAGGCATCTGGTCATGGGAGATGTTGTTTCCGCTGTCACTGTCTTTCAGGATGCGTGCGGCATGTT GGCTGGAAAGTACGGTGACACTGCAGACGAGTGTGGCGAGGCCTTCTTTCTTTGTGGGAAGTCCCTGCTGGAGCTTGCCAG GATGGAGAACAGTGTCCTTGGTAATGCCCTTGAAGGAGTCCCAGAAGAatcagaagaagaggagcagccCAAAGACTCTAACGTTGAGAGTGCCAACAATCTTGATG ACGATgacgacgacgatgatgatgatgatgacgacgagGATGGAGAGGCTAATGGACAAGAAAAG GAAGAGGATGAAGTCGGGAATCTGCAGCTGGCGTGGGAAATGCTGGAGGTAGCCAAATTCATCTATAAAAG AAAGGAAAGCAAAGATGACCAGCTGATGGCAGCACAGACGTATCTGAAACTCGGGGAAGTCAGTGCAGAGTCGG GTAATTACCCCCATGCGCTAGAAGACTTCCAGGAGTGCCTCACCCTGCAGCTGAAGCACTTACCTCCTCACAGTCGTCTGCTGGCTGAGACCCACTACCACGTCGCCACCACGCTGTGCTACATGGATCAGTACAGCCTCGCCATCCAACATTACAACAGCTCCGTGAAAGTCATCGAGAAACGCCTGG CCATGTTGCAGGAGGTGATAGCTGCAGCAGATGgggcggcggcagcagcagaagaGAAGACTGAGTTGGAGGAGCTGAAGCAGCTTCTGCCCGACATCAGGGAAAAGATTGAGGATGCCAAGGAAAGCCAGAGAACAGCCAGCTCAGCATCTCAGGCCATACAGCAGACACTA GGTGGAGCTTCAACTTCGTCAGcattcatgtgtgaaaacgggggcgcttcatcatcatcatcatcttctgcATTTGCAACAGCCAGCAAG ATTCCGGTTAAATCGCCTGACAGCGCCTCATCTTCCAAAGCGGCCTCAGACATCTCCCACCTTGTCAGGAAAAAA tctgccAACCAGTCATCATCCTCCGTCAAGTCTTCAGCGTGA
- the LOC110001150 gene encoding histone-binding protein N1/N2-like isoform X1 translates to MPEETSSSASVEKPCSSSSSSSAAAADSSVDVMEEAKKLIGTGKRHLVMGDVVSAVTVFQDACGMLAGKYGDTADECGEAFFLCGKSLLELARMENSVLGNALEGVPEESEEEEQPKDSNVESANNLDDDDDDDDDDDDDEDGEANGQEKEEDEVGNLQLAWEMLEVAKFIYKRKESKDDQLMAAQTYLKLGEVSAESGNYPHALEDFQECLTLQLKHLPPHSRLLAETHYHVATTLCYMDQYSLAIQHYNSSVKVIEKRLAMLQEVIAAADGAAAAAEEKTELEELKQLLPDIREKIEDAKESQRTASSASQAIQQTLGGASTSSAFMCENGGASSSSSSSAFATASKIPVKSPDSASSSKAASDISHLVRKKRKPEEESPVKDTEAKQAKQEATVNGSGDSSASNGKGVQEGKSQESANQSSSSVKSSA, encoded by the exons ATGCCAGAGGAAACGTCGAGCTCTGCGAG TGTGGAGAAGCcgtgctcctcctcctcctcctcatcagctgctgctgcagacag CTCTGTTGACGTCATGGAGGAGGCAAAGAAACTGATTGGCACAGGAAAAAGGCATCTGGTCATGGGAGATGTTGTTTCCGCTGTCACTGTCTTTCAGGATGCGTGCGGCATGTT GGCTGGAAAGTACGGTGACACTGCAGACGAGTGTGGCGAGGCCTTCTTTCTTTGTGGGAAGTCCCTGCTGGAGCTTGCCAG GATGGAGAACAGTGTCCTTGGTAATGCCCTTGAAGGAGTCCCAGAAGAatcagaagaagaggagcagccCAAAGACTCTAACGTTGAGAGTGCCAACAATCTTGATG ACGATgacgacgacgatgatgatgatgatgacgacgagGATGGAGAGGCTAATGGACAAGAAAAG GAAGAGGATGAAGTCGGGAATCTGCAGCTGGCGTGGGAAATGCTGGAGGTAGCCAAATTCATCTATAAAAG AAAGGAAAGCAAAGATGACCAGCTGATGGCAGCACAGACGTATCTGAAACTCGGGGAAGTCAGTGCAGAGTCGG GTAATTACCCCCATGCGCTAGAAGACTTCCAGGAGTGCCTCACCCTGCAGCTGAAGCACTTACCTCCTCACAGTCGTCTGCTGGCTGAGACCCACTACCACGTCGCCACCACGCTGTGCTACATGGATCAGTACAGCCTCGCCATCCAACATTACAACAGCTCCGTGAAAGTCATCGAGAAACGCCTGG CCATGTTGCAGGAGGTGATAGCTGCAGCAGATGgggcggcggcagcagcagaagaGAAGACTGAGTTGGAGGAGCTGAAGCAGCTTCTGCCCGACATCAGGGAAAAGATTGAGGATGCCAAGGAAAGCCAGAGAACAGCCAGCTCAGCATCTCAGGCCATACAGCAGACACTA GGTGGAGCTTCAACTTCGTCAGcattcatgtgtgaaaacgggggcgcttcatcatcatcatcatcttctgcATTTGCAACAGCCAGCAAG ATTCCGGTTAAATCGCCTGACAGCGCCTCATCTTCCAAAGCGGCCTCAGACATCTCCCACCTTGTCAGGAAAAAA AGGAAACCCGAGGAGGAGAGCCCAGTAAAGGACACTGAAGCTAAACAAGCGAAACAGGAAGCCACAGTTAATGGCAGCGGTGACTCTAGTGCCAGCAACGGCAAAGGAGTCCAGGAGGGAAAATCACAGGAG tctgccAACCAGTCATCATCCTCCGTCAAGTCTTCAGCGTGA